The Salvelinus sp. IW2-2015 linkage group LG15, ASM291031v2, whole genome shotgun sequence genome includes a region encoding these proteins:
- the LOC111973711 gene encoding ras GTPase-activating protein 1 isoform X2, with protein sequence MQQRANSAWYHGKLDRTIAEERLRQAKTPGSYLIRESDRRPGSFVLSFLSLTSVVNHFRIIAMCGDYYIGGRRFSSLSDLIGYYSYVSCLLKGEKLLSPVAPPEPVEDRRRVRAILPYTKVPETDEISFLKGDMFIVHNELDDGWMWVTNVRTKEQGLIVEDLVEEVGREEDPHEGKVWYHGKISKQEAYNLLMTVGQVCSFLVRPSDNTPGDYSLFFRTNENIQRFKICPTPNNQYMMGGRYYNSVDDIMDHYKKEQIVEGYNLKDAVSVQHQEQVLSDLVDGKEIYNTIRRKTKDAFYKNIVKKGYLLFNKGKGKRWKNLYFILEGNDAQLIYFESEKRATKPKGLIDLSVCSVYGVHDSLFGRPNCFQVVVQHFSEEQYIFYFAGETPEQAQDWMKCLHTFCSNLRKPTQPTPNKRLRQVSSLVLYVEEAHKLPVKHFTNPYCNIYLNNVQVAKTHPREGQNPVFTEEFIFDDLSSEINRFEISLSNKTKKSKESDILFMRCQLSRLQKGQMIDEWFPLSSHVPLKGIEPGSLRVRARYSMEKIMPEEEYSDFKELILLKEFHVIYALAHVCGQDRTLLASILLRIFRHEKTEAPLLRTLNDREINMEDEATTLFRATTLASTLMEQYMKATATPFVHHALKDTILKIMESKQSCELNPSKLEKNEDVHLNLAHLLLILSELVEKIFMAAEILPPVNRLSSVIDDDVPIDDGCQSLSTPDDIVHRPNPNKTLRYIYGCLQKSVQQKWPNTTMRTRVVSGFVFLRLICPAILNPRMFNIITDPPSATAGRTLTLVAKSVQNLANLVEFGAKEPYMEGVNPFIKNNKHRMIMFLDELGNVPDLPEATEHFRTDLSRDLAALHEICVSHSDDLRTLSNERGAQQHVLKKLLAITELLQQKQDHYAMSNSNRTECTIMALAATIQVM encoded by the exons GATAATCGCCATGTGTGGAGACTATTACATTGGCGGGCGCCGGTTCTCGTCCCTGTCGGACCTGATTGGTTATTACAGCTATGTGTCttgcctgctgaaaggtgaaaagCTGCTATCACCTGTGGCTCCCCCAGAG CCtgtagaggacaggaggagagtgagagccATTCTTCCATACACCAAAGTGCCAGAGACCGATGAGATCAG CTTCCTGAAAGGGGACATGTTTATCGTTCACAATGAACTGGATGACGGCTGGATGTGGGTGACCAACGTGAGGACGAAGGAGCAGGGCCTCATCGTAGAGGATCtagtggaggaggtg GGACGGGAGGAGGACCCACATGAGGGCAAAGT CTGGTATCACGGCAAGATCAGCAAACAGGAGGCCTATAACCTTCTGATGACAG tTGGTCAAGTGTGCAGCTTCCTGGTCCGGCCGTCAGACAACACACCCGGGGATTACTCACTGTTTTTTCGCACTAATGAGaacatccaaaggtttaagataTGCCCCACCCCAAACAATCAGTACATGATGGGGGGGAGGTACTACAACAG TGTTGATGACATTATGGACCATTATAAGAAGGAGCAGATCGTGGAGGGCTACAACCTGAAAGATGCTGTTTCGGTGCAG CACCAGGAACAAGTGCTCTCAGACTTGGTGGACGGCAAGGAGATCTATAACACTATCAGACGGAAAACGAAAGATGCATTCTACAAAAACATTGTCAAGAAAGGCTACCTCCTATTCAacaaag GCAAAGGTAAGCGGTGGAAGAACCTCTACTTCATCCTGGAGGGGAACGACGCCCAGCTCATCTACtttgagagtgagaagagagccaCCAAACCCAAAGGTCTGATTGACCTGAGTGTGTGCTCCGTGTACGGTGTGCACGACAGTCTGTTTGGCAG ACCAAACTGTTTCCAAGTTGTGGTCCAGCACTTTAGCGAGGAACAGTACATATTCTACTTTGCTGGCGAGACTCCTGAACAGGCACAG GACTGGATGAAATGTCTGCACACGTTCTGCAGTAACCTTAGGAAACCCACCCAGCCCACTCCCAACAAGAGGCTCCGACAG GTGAGCAGCCTAGTCCTGTATGTGGAGGAGGCCCACAAGCTGCCTGTGAAGCACTTCACCAACCCCTACTGCAACATCTACCTGAACAATGTGCAGGTGGCCAAGACCCACCCCCGAGAGGGCCAGAACCCCGTCTTCACAGAGGAGTTCATCTTTGA TGACTTGTCGAGTGAAATCAACAGGTTTGAAATCAGCCTGAGCAACAAGACAAAGAAGAGCAAAGAAAGTGACATCT tGTTCATGCGTTGCCAGCTGAGCCGCCTACAGAAGGGCCAGATGATAGACGAGTGGTTCCCTCTGAGCTCCCACGTGCCTCTGAAGGGCATCGAGCCGGGCTCTCTGAGGGTCCGAGCCCGCTACTCCATGGAGAAGATCATGCCTGAGGAGGAGTACAGTGATTTCAAAGAG CTGATCCTGCTGAAGGAGTTCCATGTGATCTATGCTCTGGCCCATGTGTGTGGGCAGGACCGCACCCTGCTGGCCAGCATTCTGCTGCGCATCTTCAGACACGAGAAGACAGAGGCCCCCTTACTCAGGACACTCAACGACCGAGAGATCAACATGGAGG ACGAGGCGACAACCCTGTTCCGAGCGACCACTCTGGCCAGCACGCTGATGGAGCAGTACATGAAGGCCACGGCCACACCCTTCGTCCACCACGCCCTCAAAGATACAATCCTCAAAATCATGGAGAGCAAGCAGTCCTGCGAG CTGAACCCCTCCAAACTGGAGAAGAACGAGGATGTGCATCTGAACCTGGCccacctcctcctcatcctgtctGAACTGGTGGAGAAGATCTTCATGGCTGCTGAGATCCTGCCCCC TGTAAATAGGCTTTCGTCTGTCATCGACGATGACGTCCCCATCGACGATGGCTGTCAATCATTGTCGACACCCGATGACATCGTTCATCGGCCCAACCCTAATAA AACTCTACGATATATCTATGGGTGTCTACAGAAGTCAGTGCAGCAGAAATGGCCCAACACCACTATGAGAACCCGGGTGGTCAG TGGCTTTGTGTTCCTGAGACTGATCTGTCCTGCTATCCTCAACCCAAGAATGTTCAACATCATCACTG accctccctctgcaacagcGGGACGTACCCTCACTCTGGTTGCCAAGTCTGTCCAGAACCTGGCTAACCTGGTGGAGTTTGGTGCTAAG GAGCCCTACATGGAGGGAGTGAACCCCTTcatcaaaaacaacaaacatagGATGATCATGTTTCTGGATGAGTTGGGT AATGTCCCTGACCTCCCTGAAGCTACAGAGCACTTTAGGACAGACCTGTCCCGTGACCTTGCTGCCCTGCATGAGATCTGTGTCTCACACTCAGACGACCTCCGCACCCTGAGCAACGAGAGGGGAGCACAGCAG CACGTGCTGAAAAAGCTGCTGGCCATTACTGAGCTCCTTCAGCAGAAACAAGATCACTATGCCATGTCCAACAGCAACAG GACTGAGTGCACCATCATGGCATTGGCTGCCACCATCCAGGTAATGTGA
- the LOC111973712 gene encoding cyclin-H-like yields MYFWRFYLNNSLMEYHPRTFMLTCAYLSCKMDDFNVSSTQFVGYLVQESATGQERALEQILEYVLLLIQQLNFHLVEHTLYRLMECLLIHLKTRYPLLENPESLRKSADDFLTRATLMDTGLLFPPSEIATTAILNSASQAGLSMESHLTECMGLKEDKETLLLKMCDAMIPNPTTRWKA; encoded by the exons ATGTATTTCTGGAGATTTTACCTGAACAACTCACTAATGGAATACCACCCCAGAACATTCAT gCTGACCTGTGCCTACCTGTCCTGTAAGATGGATGACTTTAACGTGTCCAGCACCCAGTTTGTGGGGTATCTTGTGCAAGAGAGTGCGACCGGACAGGAGAGGGCTCTGGAGCAGATCTTGGAGTATGTGCTCCTTCTCATTCAGCAGCTCAACTTCCACCTGGTGGAACACACCCTTTACAGACTGATGGAGTGCCTGCTCATACACCTCAAG ACAAGATACCCTCTTCTGGagaacccagagtctctgaggAAGAGTGCTGATGACTTCCTGACTCGTGCCACCCTGATGGACACTGGCCTGCTGTTTCCCCCGTCTGAGATCGCCACGACGGCCATCCTGAACAGTGCGTCGCAGGCCGGCCTCAGCATGGAGAG CCATCTGACAGAATGTATGGGACTGAAGGAGGACAAAGAGACTCTCTTATTAAAGATGTGCGACGCGATGATTCCAAATCCAACCACAAGGTGGAAAGCTTGA